A window of Streptomyces broussonetiae genomic DNA:
GCGACCCGGCGCGCCGTCGACGTCCTCCAGCGGGTGCGCGCCGAGATCCACGACGGCATCCCGGAGGAGGAGTACGCCACCACGCTGGACGTCCTGCGCCGGATGATCCGCAACCTGGGGGGCCGGGCCGACCTGTATCCCTGATCGCCCCGCGTTCCCGCACGGTCCTGAACGGCCCCGGATCCCCGGCCCCGTGCCGGGGATTGGCGTGCCACCTTCAAGCAGACCCGCCAGACGGCCTTCTTTGCCCCTTTTCGACCGCATTTTCAGTGACGAGGCGCACTTTCGACCGCGGATTGCGCATGCCTGCGCAGGCCCGGGGCAGGCGGACGCGGCCCCCGAGGGTGACACGTGTGTGACACAGGGGCATGGATCAGGAACGGAAGGCAACACCGATCATGGCGGACAGAACGGAACGACAGGCCCGGGCGACCATCCACGCGGCAGGTGCGTGGCTGGAAGCGGTCTCCGGTGCGACGCGCGAGATCCTGGACCCCGCGGACGCCCGGCCGTTCGCCGTGGTGGCGGAGGGTGACGAGAAGGACGCCGAGCGAGCGGTGGCCGCGGCCCGGCAGGCCTTCGACCAGGGGCCCTGGCCCTTCACTCCGGTCGCCGAGCGGGCCGCACTGCTGCGCCGCGTCGCCGACCTCCTCGTACGCGACCGCGAAGCGCTCGGCCTGCTGGAGAGCCGGGACGCGGGCAAGACCGTCGAGGAGGGCCGGATCGACATCGACTGTGTCGCCGACGCCTTCCGCTACTTCGCCGACCTGGTCGCAGCCGAGGCACCCGGCCGGGTGGTGGACGCGGGCTCGCCGGACATCCACAGCGTGGTCGTGCACGAGCCGGTCGGTGTCTGCGCGCTGATCACCCCCTGGAACTACCCGCTGCTCCAGGCCAGTTGGAAGATCGCCCCGGCGCTCGCCGCCGGCAACACCTTCGTCGTCAAGCCCAGCGAGATCACCCCGATGACCACCATCGCGCTGATCGAGCTGCTGGCGGAGGCCGGGCTGCCCGACGGGGTCGCCAACCTCGTCACCGGGCCCGGCCACACCGTCGGCGCCCGGCTCGCCGAGCACCCCGACGTCGACCTGGTCTCCTTCACCGGCGGCCTGGTCAGCGGCACCAAGGTCACCCAGGCCGCCGCGCCCACCGTGAAGAAGGTCGCGCTCGAACTCGGCGGCAAGAACCCCAACGTCGTCTTCGCCGACGCCCTGGCCACCGAGGACGGCTTCGACACCGCCGTGGACCAGGCACTCAACGCGGCCTTCATCCACAGCGGCCAGGTCTGCTCGGCCGGCGCCCGCCTCATCGTCGAGGAGTCGGTCCGGGACCGCTTCGTCACCGAACTCGCCCGCCGGGCCCAGCGGATCCGGCTCGGGCGAGGCACCGCCGACGGCGTCGAGTGCGGCCCGCTCGTCTCCGCGCAGCAGCGCGAGAAGGTGGAGGCCCACATCGCCTCCGCGCTGGCCGAGGGCGCGGTGCTGCGTTGCGGCGGCAAGCGGCCCGAGCCGAGCGAAGTCCGGCCGCAGGACGGGTACTTCTACGAGCCGACCGTGCTCGACGCCTGCCACCGCGAGATGAGGGTCGTACGGGAAGAGGTCTTCGGACCGGTCCTGACCGTCGAGACCTTCCGCACCGAGGAAGAGGCCGTCCGCCTCGCCAACGACACCGAGTACGGCCTCGCCGGCGCCGTGTGGACCGCCGACGCGGGCCGGGCCCGCCGGGTCGCCGGACGCCTGCGCCACGGCACCGTCTGGATCAACGACTTCCACCCCTACCTGCCGCAGGCGGAGTGGGGCGGCTTCGGCAAGAGCGGCACCGGCCGCGAGCTGGGGCCGGCCGGACTCGCCGAGTACCGCGAGACCAAGCACGTCTACCAGAACCTCGCGCCCCGGCCCGTGCGCTGGTTCGCCGGCTGATCCCCCGACTCCCGTACGCAGCACGTCCCTTCGGAGTACCACCATGCCCCCTTCCTCTGCCACTCCCCACCTCTACGACTACGTCGTCATCGGCGGCGGCACCGCAGGCTCCGTCATCGCCTCCCGCCTCACCGAGAACCCCGATGTCACGGTCGCCGTCATCGAGGGCGGCCCCAGCGACGTCGACCGCGACGACGTCCTCACCCTGCGGCGCTGGATGGGC
This region includes:
- a CDS encoding aldehyde dehydrogenase family protein, producing the protein MADRTERQARATIHAAGAWLEAVSGATREILDPADARPFAVVAEGDEKDAERAVAAARQAFDQGPWPFTPVAERAALLRRVADLLVRDREALGLLESRDAGKTVEEGRIDIDCVADAFRYFADLVAAEAPGRVVDAGSPDIHSVVVHEPVGVCALITPWNYPLLQASWKIAPALAAGNTFVVKPSEITPMTTIALIELLAEAGLPDGVANLVTGPGHTVGARLAEHPDVDLVSFTGGLVSGTKVTQAAAPTVKKVALELGGKNPNVVFADALATEDGFDTAVDQALNAAFIHSGQVCSAGARLIVEESVRDRFVTELARRAQRIRLGRGTADGVECGPLVSAQQREKVEAHIASALAEGAVLRCGGKRPEPSEVRPQDGYFYEPTVLDACHREMRVVREEVFGPVLTVETFRTEEEAVRLANDTEYGLAGAVWTADAGRARRVAGRLRHGTVWINDFHPYLPQAEWGGFGKSGTGRELGPAGLAEYRETKHVYQNLAPRPVRWFAG